A single genomic interval of Zingiber officinale cultivar Zhangliang chromosome 4A, Zo_v1.1, whole genome shotgun sequence harbors:
- the LOC121969563 gene encoding probable NOT transcription complex subunit VIP2 isoform X1 translates to MRWIEEEETLQYLILDMDGGLQGLHNIHGSFNLPTVPGSLASREAAMGVVPSGGVQQPGGSIPSGQFSSNNLLVALSQMPHGSSVTNRGGINVVGNHAFSSSNINGVTGSITGISSSSAYGNRSSVPGLGVSPVLSNVGPRLTSSVGNIVGSGNMGRSISSGGLSVPGLASRVNLATMHRARRIMLAPVRNIFVYYLLPFDIVRRIVMCNLWIPT, encoded by the exons ATGAGGTGGATAGAGGAGGAAGAAACACTGCAATATCTGATTCTAGATATGGACG GTGGTCTTCAAGGATTGCATAATATTCATGGAAGCTTCAACCTGCCAACTGTGCCTGGTTCGCTTGCATCCAGAGAGGCCGCAATGGGTGTTGTACCATCAGGTGGTGTTCAGCAACCAGGAGGAAGCATTCCTAGTGGACAGTTCTCATCAAACAATCTTTTGGTTGCATTATCTCAG ATGCCCCATGGCTCTAGTGTCACAAATAGAGGGGGTATTAATGTTGTTGGAAATCATGCTTTTAGTAGTAGTAATATTAATGGAGTCACTGGGTCAATAACTGGTATTTCCTCAAGTTCAGCTTATGGGAATCGTAGTTCTGTTCCTGGTTTGGGAGTTTCTCCAGTATTGAGTAATGTAGGGCCAAGACTTACAAGCTCTGTAGGCAACATTGTTGGCAGTGGTAACATGGGAAGAAGCATCAGTTCTGGAGGATTATCTGTGCCCGGTTTAGCTTCACGAGTAAACTTAGCTACTATGCATAGAGCAAGAAGGATAATGTTGGCACCAGTAAGAAACatatttgtgtactatctattaccttttgatattgtaagaagaatagttatgtgtaatttgtggataccaacttga
- the LOC121969563 gene encoding uncharacterized protein LOC121969563 isoform X3, with protein MAKLTFAKGIWSFVSKTNSALCGYSSHPGRSVLVPALLRLIKKDCEHPLAPRQKKYVRVRFYRSGWHIRQVPGRDACEIIVVHQEDAGLNVEMAKLTFAKGIWSFVSKTNSALCGYSSHPSRSVLVPALLRLIKKNHEVDRGGRNTAISDSRYGRWSSRIA; from the exons ATGGCAAAACTGACATTCGCCAAAGGAATATGGAGCTTTGTGAGTAAGACAAACAGTGCTTTGTGTGGCTATTCCTCTCATCCTGGTCGCTCAGTATTAGTCCCTGCTCTTCTTAGACTTATTAAGAAG GATTGTGAGCATCCTCTAGCCCCACGTCAAAAAAAGTATGTACGAGTTCGTTTTTATAGATCGGGTTGGCATATAAGACAAG TTCCTGGTAGGGACGCCTGTGAAATAATAGTGGTTCATCAAGAAGATGCTGGCCTCAACGTTGAGATGGCAAAACTGACATTCGCCAAAGGAATATGGAGCTTTGTGAGTAAGACAAACAGTGCTTTGTGTGGCTATTCCTCTCATCCTAGTCGCTCAGTATTAGTCCCTGCTCTTCTTAGACTTATTAAGAAG AATCATGAGGTGGATAGAGGAGGAAGAAACACTGCAATATCTGATTCTAGATATGGACG GTGGTCTTCAAGGATTGCATAA
- the LOC121969563 gene encoding uncharacterized protein LOC121969563 isoform X4, with the protein MINIKQQVKINRDKEKCGFKCYILSYACSLKDSVVFQIQQLNMDCEHPLAPRQKKYVRVRFYRSGWHIRQVPGRDACEIIVVHQEDAGLNVEMAKLTFAKGIWSFVSKTNSALCGYSSHPSRSVLVPALLRLIKKNHEVDRGGRNTAISDSRYGRWSSRIA; encoded by the exons ATGATAAACATAAAACAGCAGGTCAAAATAAATAGAGATAAGGAGAAATGTGGCTTCAAATGTTATATTTTAA GTTATGCTTGCTCACTTAAGGATAGTGTCGTCTTTCAGATACAGCAATTGAATATG GATTGTGAGCATCCTCTAGCCCCACGTCAAAAAAAGTATGTACGAGTTCGTTTTTATAGATCGGGTTGGCATATAAGACAAG TTCCTGGTAGGGACGCCTGTGAAATAATAGTGGTTCATCAAGAAGATGCTGGCCTCAACGTTGAGATGGCAAAACTGACATTCGCCAAAGGAATATGGAGCTTTGTGAGTAAGACAAACAGTGCTTTGTGTGGCTATTCCTCTCATCCTAGTCGCTCAGTATTAGTCCCTGCTCTTCTTAGACTTATTAAGAAG AATCATGAGGTGGATAGAGGAGGAAGAAACACTGCAATATCTGATTCTAGATATGGACG GTGGTCTTCAAGGATTGCATAA
- the LOC121969563 gene encoding uncharacterized protein LOC121969563 isoform X5, producing MINIKQQVKINRDKEKCGFKCYILNFFYAGYACSLKDSVVFQIQQLNMDCEHPLAPRQKKYVRVRFYRSGWHIRQVPGRDACEIIVVHQEDAGLNVEMAKLTFAKGIWSFNHEVDRGGRNTAISDSRYGRWSSRIA from the exons ATGATAAACATAAAACAGCAGGTCAAAATAAATAGAGATAAGGAGAAATGTGGCTTCAAATGTTATATTTTAA ACTTTTTCTATGCAGGTTATGCTTGCTCACTTAAGGATAGTGTCGTCTTTCAGATACAGCAATTGAATATG GATTGTGAGCATCCTCTAGCCCCACGTCAAAAAAAGTATGTACGAGTTCGTTTTTATAGATCGGGTTGGCATATAAGACAAG TTCCTGGTAGGGACGCCTGTGAAATAATAGTGGTTCATCAAGAAGATGCTGGCCTCAACGTTGAGATGGCAAAACTGACATTCGCCAAAGGAATATGGAGCTTT AATCATGAGGTGGATAGAGGAGGAAGAAACACTGCAATATCTGATTCTAGATATGGACG GTGGTCTTCAAGGATTGCATAA
- the LOC121969563 gene encoding uncharacterized protein LOC121969563 isoform X2 — MINIKQQVKINRDKEKCGFKCYILNFFYAGYACSLKDSVVFQIQQLNMDCEHPLAPRQKKYVRVRFYRSGWHIRQVPGRDACEIIVVHQEDAGLNVEMAKLTFAKGIWSFVSKTNSALCGYSSHPSRSVLVPALLRLIKKNHEVDRGGRNTAISDSRYGRWSSRIA, encoded by the exons ATGATAAACATAAAACAGCAGGTCAAAATAAATAGAGATAAGGAGAAATGTGGCTTCAAATGTTATATTTTAA ACTTTTTCTATGCAGGTTATGCTTGCTCACTTAAGGATAGTGTCGTCTTTCAGATACAGCAATTGAATATG GATTGTGAGCATCCTCTAGCCCCACGTCAAAAAAAGTATGTACGAGTTCGTTTTTATAGATCGGGTTGGCATATAAGACAAG TTCCTGGTAGGGACGCCTGTGAAATAATAGTGGTTCATCAAGAAGATGCTGGCCTCAACGTTGAGATGGCAAAACTGACATTCGCCAAAGGAATATGGAGCTTTGTGAGTAAGACAAACAGTGCTTTGTGTGGCTATTCCTCTCATCCTAGTCGCTCAGTATTAGTCCCTGCTCTTCTTAGACTTATTAAGAAG AATCATGAGGTGGATAGAGGAGGAAGAAACACTGCAATATCTGATTCTAGATATGGACG GTGGTCTTCAAGGATTGCATAA